A genomic segment from Pseudophryne corroboree isolate aPseCor3 chromosome 3 unlocalized genomic scaffold, aPseCor3.hap2 SUPER_3_unloc_22, whole genome shotgun sequence encodes:
- the LOC134983724 gene encoding zinc finger protein ZFP2-like: MMENHRPLTSLDGPSNRETPERCPHPLYSQDCTEENHRTPQEDQVERLIDIKTEDIEGEEEIYMTDIKAEDIEGEEDTYVTDIKAEDIEEEETCVTDIKAEDIEEEETYMTDIKAEDTEGEEETYVTDIKAEDTEGEEEMYVTDIKAEDTKGEEETYVTDIKAEDTEGEEETYVTDIKAEDIEGEEETYVTGIKAEDIEGVGETYVTDIKAEDTEGEKETCVTDIKAEDIEGEEETYVTDIKTEDIEGEEETYVRGDQQCKEEEIPTDISTADGHTSRNISEGHLMLSPDCDIKDNDRRQDSPGANPITPIIHPALSADPSDPGKCSPDHSDIGASVTALRLDTEFLCSTDAKCFTQNTKPINPQTGKAGERPFPCSECGKCFARKSDLITHPRSHTGEKAFPCSECGKCFTYKSLLVIHKRIHTGEQPYSCSECGKCFTYKKTLDAHQRSHTGTSPFPCSECGKCFTQKSHLITHQRSHTGEKPFPCSECGKCFARKSDLVRHQRSHTGEKPFSCSECGKYFAQKSQLARHQRSHTGEKPFPCSECGKCFTQKSQLVAHQRSHTGENPFPCSECGKCFSWKSQLVTHQRSHTGEKPFTCSECGKCFAHKSDFVRHNRSHTGENLFSCSECGKCFIRKSQLVRHQRSHTGEKPFPYSEIN; the protein is encoded by the exons atgatggagaatcaccggcccctcacatcactgg atgggcccagtaacagagagaccccagagagatgtccccatcctctgtattcccaggattgtacagaggagaatcacaggaccccacaggaggatcag gttGAACGTCTgattgatattaaaacagaagatatagagggagaagaagagatttatatgactgatataaaggcagaagatatagagggagaagaagatacgtatgtgactgatataaaggcagaagatatagaagaagaagagacgtgtgtgactgatataaaggcagaagatatagaagaagaagagacgtatatgactgatataaaggcagaagatacagagggagaagaagagacgtatgtgactgatataaaggcagaagatacagagggagaagaagagatgtatgtgactgatataaaggcagaagatacaaagggagaagaagagacgtatgtgactgatataaaggcagaagatacagagggagaagaagagacgtatgtgactgatataaaggcagaagatatagagggagaagaagagacgtatgtgactggtataaaggcagaagatatagagggagtaggagagacgtatgtgactgatataaaggcagaagatacagagggagaaaaagagacgtgtgtgactgatataaaggcagaagatatagagggagaagaagagacgtatgtgactgatataaagacagaagatatagagggagaagaagagacgtatgtgaggggtgatcagcagtgtaaggaggaggagatccctacagatatcagcacag cagatggacacacaagcaggaatatctcagaaggacatctaatgttatccccggattgtgacataaaagataatgaccgtagacaggattctccaggagctaaccccattaccccaattatacatccagctctatcagctgatccctctgatcctgggaaatgttctcctgatcactctgatattggtgcatctgttacagctctgagactaGATACAGAGTTTCTCTGTTctacagatgccaaatgttttacacagaacacaaagcctattaacccacagacaggtaaggcaggggagaggccatttccatgttctgagtgtgggaaatgttttgcacggaaatcagatcttattacacatccgcgtagtcacacaggtgagaaggcatttccatgttctgagtgtgggaaatgttttacatacaaatcacttcttgtaatacataagagaatacatacaggtgagcaaccatattcctgttctgagtgtgggaaatgttttacatacaaaaaaACTCTtgatgcacatcagagaagtcacacaggtacatcaccatttccatgttctgagtgtgggaaatgttttacacagaaatcgcatcttattacacatcagagaagtcacacaggtgagaagccatttccatgttctgagtgtgggaaatgttttgcacgcaaatcagatcttgttagacatcagagaagtcacacaggtgagaagccattttcttgctctgagtgtgggaaatattttgcacagaaatcacaacttgcaagacatcagcgaagtcacacaggtgagaagccatttccatgttctgagtgtgggaaatgttttacacaaaaatcacaacttgttgcacatcaacgaagtcacacaggtgagaatccatttccatgttctgagtgcggaaaatgtttttcctggaaatcacaacttgttacacatcagcgaagtcacacaggtgagaagccatttacatgttctgagtgtgggaaatgttttgcacacaaatcagattttgttagacataacagaagtcacacaggtgagaatctattttcttgctctgagtgcgggaaatgttttatccggaaatcacaacttgttagacatcagagaagtcacacaggtgagaagccatttccatactcAGAAATAAATTAG